The following are from one region of the Paenibacillus bovis genome:
- a CDS encoding phosphodiester glycosidase family protein: MNRNVKRINRFFMLATAPFIGLLLVMLLQSKSMTVPLHLQAYTPSASLDAQSGEILHTLDKAETIAVQTSASIEKTTRLYNKTTTAMSSIVKAASIQAARPEQIYNRRITSKLGAASERVNSDKIHIELYRLNPGTYKAYAMKIKLKDPHAMKMTLGKDAYGGAETTLTAVQRYGAIAGINAGGFADAGGKRYPLSTTVLNGQYLNGFEATFKDLFFVGLNRSGKLIGGKFTSQAKLDALRPSFGASFVPVLIQNGKKTPIPAKWQKTPLRAPRTVIGKYKDDQIIIMTADGYNENGSSGATLQELQDKMYKMGVIDAYNLDGGGSTSLILNGRVVNRPSDGNLRPVATNFLFFK; encoded by the coding sequence ATGAACCGGAATGTCAAAAGAATAAATCGCTTTTTTATGCTGGCGACTGCTCCTTTTATCGGACTGCTGCTAGTGATGCTGCTGCAATCCAAATCAATGACCGTACCACTCCATCTGCAGGCATATACACCCTCTGCCAGTCTGGATGCCCAATCCGGCGAGATCCTGCATACACTGGATAAGGCGGAAACTATTGCTGTTCAGACATCCGCTTCGATCGAGAAGACCACCCGGCTGTATAACAAGACCACCACAGCCATGTCTTCGATCGTAAAAGCCGCCTCTATTCAGGCGGCCAGACCGGAGCAAATCTATAATCGGCGCATCACCTCCAAACTGGGGGCCGCCAGTGAACGGGTCAACAGTGACAAGATTCATATCGAACTGTATCGATTAAATCCCGGAACCTACAAAGCCTATGCTATGAAAATCAAGCTCAAAGACCCGCATGCCATGAAAATGACGCTTGGCAAAGATGCTTATGGCGGCGCAGAGACTACGCTGACTGCTGTACAGCGATATGGAGCTATCGCCGGGATTAACGCCGGTGGATTTGCAGATGCAGGCGGCAAGCGTTATCCGCTTAGTACGACCGTTTTGAATGGCCAGTATCTGAACGGCTTTGAAGCTACCTTCAAGGATCTTTTCTTTGTAGGCTTGAATCGTTCGGGCAAACTGATCGGAGGCAAATTTACGAGTCAGGCCAAGCTGGATGCACTTCGTCCTTCTTTTGGCGCTTCCTTTGTGCCTGTGCTGATTCAGAACGGCAAAAAGACCCCTATTCCGGCCAAATGGCAAAAAACACCGCTGCGCGCACCGCGTACAGTAATTGGCAAGTACAAGGATGATCAGATTATTATTATGACTGCGGATGGTTATAATGAAAATGGCAGCTCTGGTGCTACACTGCAGGAGCTTCAGGACAAAATGTACAAAATGGGCGTGATCGACGCCTACAATCTGGATGGCGGTGGCTCTACTTCACTGATCCTGAATGGAAGAGTAGTAAACCGGCCTTCCGATGGCAATCTGCGTCCGGTAGCTACCAACTTTTTATTTTTTAAATAA
- a CDS encoding response regulator transcription factor produces MESIWKVIIIDNHPALMLGTKLILEETADLSVVATASSVKEGVQLAARIKPDLILLDDSLPEGNAEHYLRQVKRSSTESHVIVLTGDNNLSLFAGLMSMGASGVLSKESSPAQLLHLINGLRQGLTVIPLSWLHQGVVPVPAEIPTDGYFELSQIEHTIMIQITQGFTYDKIADVIRVSRRSVDNYLRKIYDKLGVSSRAQAIEKYTLYSHTASFKGALESHPSIAAVESAVTIEPVIKVERSAPVKKVALD; encoded by the coding sequence GTGGAGAGTATTTGGAAGGTTATCATTATCGATAATCATCCAGCATTGATGCTGGGTACCAAACTAATACTGGAAGAAACGGCTGATCTGAGTGTCGTGGCAACTGCCAGTTCCGTCAAGGAAGGGGTTCAGCTCGCCGCACGTATCAAGCCGGATCTGATCCTGCTCGATGACTCGCTGCCCGAGGGCAATGCCGAACATTATTTGCGTCAGGTGAAACGCAGCAGTACAGAAAGTCATGTCATTGTACTGACAGGCGATAATAATTTATCCTTATTTGCCGGCCTGATGAGCATGGGAGCGAGCGGTGTGTTATCCAAGGAATCTTCGCCTGCCCAGCTGCTGCATCTTATTAATGGTCTGAGACAGGGACTGACCGTTATTCCATTGTCATGGCTGCATCAAGGTGTTGTACCGGTGCCTGCCGAAATTCCGACAGACGGTTATTTTGAGTTGTCCCAAATTGAGCACACCATCATGATTCAAATTACACAGGGGTTTACATACGACAAGATCGCTGATGTGATCCGTGTAAGCCGGCGTTCTGTCGACAATTATTTGCGTAAAATCTATGACAAGCTCGGCGTAAGCAGCCGTGCACAGGCAATTGAGAAATATACACTATACTCGCATACCGCTTCCTTCAAAGGAGCACTGGAGTCTCATCCAAGCATTGCAGCCGTTGAATCGGCTGTAACGATCGAACCGGTGATCAAAGTAGAACGCTCCGCTCCCGTAAAAAAGGTTGCCCTGGATTGA
- a CDS encoding PLP-dependent aminotransferase family protein — MKFLFASRVSNMPAFSVRSEDRRQRRESWISLAEELPAEELFPLSQLGEAAGTVFSAGPRVLQYGEVAGSLALREWLHTRWKQDQRLSVDPANILLTSGSQQTIDLLVRIYVNSGETVLVESPAPPGCLQVLHLQGARVIHVACDEQGMIPESLDEMIRLHRPKLLFVSPNFGNPTGRVWSLERRQAVLELCMQHELLIAEDDAYGDLHFGSEPVSSFRQRYPTLFKLDRDQGGNHVLYIGSFSKTIVPALRIGWAAGDDRLIQVMSAAKQTADWQSSTMNQAILLRLLQSQRFDWGSHITMLNREYDIRLKLMLELLKRPNWRGTEVEIPIGGMFLWAQLPDQLDGEALLSRALEKGVSFLPGARCYASGEGSSAIRLNFTHPGRDELLLGMNLISEVIAEMRQENS; from the coding sequence GTGAAATTCTTATTTGCATCAAGGGTCAGCAATATGCCTGCATTCTCGGTTCGTTCGGAGGATCGTCGGCAGCGTCGTGAATCGTGGATTTCACTGGCGGAAGAACTGCCGGCCGAAGAGCTGTTTCCGCTCTCTCAGCTGGGAGAAGCTGCCGGAACGGTATTTTCTGCCGGTCCGCGTGTACTGCAATATGGAGAGGTAGCCGGGTCGCTGGCGCTGCGTGAGTGGCTTCATACCCGTTGGAAGCAGGATCAGCGATTATCGGTAGACCCTGCCAATATTCTGTTAACATCAGGCAGTCAGCAGACGATCGATCTGCTGGTACGCATCTATGTGAATAGTGGAGAGACTGTACTGGTAGAATCTCCAGCGCCGCCCGGCTGTCTGCAGGTACTTCATTTGCAGGGAGCGCGGGTTATTCATGTTGCCTGCGATGAGCAGGGCATGATCCCCGAAAGTCTCGACGAAATGATTCGTCTTCATCGTCCCAAGCTGCTGTTTGTTTCTCCCAATTTCGGGAATCCGACAGGGAGGGTATGGAGTCTGGAGCGCAGACAGGCTGTACTGGAACTATGTATGCAGCATGAGCTGTTGATCGCCGAAGATGACGCCTATGGTGATCTGCATTTCGGATCGGAACCGGTCAGTTCTTTTCGCCAGCGTTATCCGACCTTGTTCAAGCTGGATCGGGATCAGGGCGGCAATCATGTGCTGTATATCGGTTCATTCAGCAAAACAATTGTGCCGGCACTGCGAATCGGCTGGGCAGCTGGCGATGATCGTCTGATCCAGGTGATGTCTGCCGCCAAGCAGACGGCGGATTGGCAGTCCAGCACCATGAACCAGGCGATTCTGCTGCGTCTGCTGCAGTCCCAGCGGTTTGACTGGGGGAGCCATATCACCATGCTTAACCGTGAATATGATATCCGGCTCAAGCTGATGCTGGAGCTGCTCAAACGTCCCAACTGGCGAGGAACCGAAGTAGAGATTCCTATTGGCGGAATGTTCCTATGGGCTCAACTGCCGGATCAGCTGGATGGTGAAGCGCTGCTGAGCAGAGCACTGGAAAAAGGAGTATCGTTTTTGCCGGGGGCACGTTGTTATGCCAGCGGGGAAGGCAGCAGTGCGATCCGGCTGAACTTTACCCATCCTGGCCGTGATGAACTGCTGCTGGGGATGAATCTGATTTCCGAAGTGATTGCAGAGATGCGGCAGGAAAACAGCTAG
- a CDS encoding DUF2161 family putative PD-(D/E)XK-type phosphodiesterase, translated as MAVKNETELYLPIKDFFARQGYDIKSEVRHCDLVGLREGDTEPLIIEIKKTFNLPLLLQGVERLKLSSNVYVAVERNRAKKGAHNQRWGDLTDLCRRLGLGLLTVTLYKTKAPFIEILCEPAHSATPARTPRKNSRKKERLLKELAGRSGDYNLGGSTGVPLITAYREKALRIANAFGDEETLSPRQLRDATGIGTAAAILQDNHYRWFERVSRGRYHLTAAGRQALHDYAHVLQPPNLASLADLPEYTEE; from the coding sequence ATGGCTGTAAAGAACGAGACTGAATTATATTTACCGATCAAAGACTTTTTTGCCCGACAGGGATATGATATCAAAAGTGAAGTCCGACACTGCGATCTGGTCGGTCTACGCGAAGGCGATACCGAGCCCCTGATTATCGAAATCAAAAAAACGTTCAATCTGCCGCTGCTTTTGCAGGGAGTTGAACGTCTCAAATTGAGCAGTAATGTATATGTAGCTGTTGAGCGCAATCGTGCCAAAAAAGGAGCACACAATCAGCGCTGGGGCGATCTAACCGATCTTTGCCGCCGTCTGGGCCTTGGCCTGCTGACAGTGACGCTATACAAAACAAAAGCTCCATTTATTGAAATACTGTGTGAGCCTGCCCATTCGGCTACTCCTGCACGCACACCTCGCAAAAACAGCCGAAAAAAAGAACGGCTGCTCAAGGAACTGGCCGGGCGCAGCGGCGATTACAATCTGGGCGGCAGTACGGGAGTGCCTCTTATTACCGCCTACCGCGAAAAGGCACTGCGCATTGCGAATGCCTTTGGCGACGAAGAGACGTTGTCACCGCGTCAGCTGCGTGACGCTACCGGCATCGGTACAGCAGCAGCTATTTTGCAGGATAATCATTATCGGTGGTTCGAACGCGTCTCCCGCGGACGCTATCATTTGACTGCTGCAGGCAGACAGGCTCTGCACGATTATGCCCATGTACTCCAGCCGCCTAACTTGGCATCACTTGCAGACCTGCCGGAATATACAGAGGAATAG
- a CDS encoding globin-coupled sensor protein, with translation MIQVSSQRRRQLEYIRLTDKDVQLLASYRTIFEKVVDEVVDYFYDHIDKYPDLKRVIQGNGSSVHRLKQTQRDYWLSLAGGVINEEFIEHRLKIGKIHSRIGLNLDYYLGTYMTYTDIAARVLERELPDQWMPVLNALTRMFNLDSQLVLEAYGEQEQEQIREMADQKQHMLSSVTEVVDRMSSMIVRLNENARDISDSAGHIAASQELSLQEMNSLGHEVKQISTVGSIMRELSDQTHLLGLNASIEAAHAGEYGRGFSIVAQEVRKLAGSSQNALKDINGTLQVIMSRLNQVEESFKHNVELSRQQAGSSQELATFAQMIEQVARELEELQQAEYSS, from the coding sequence ATGATACAGGTTTCATCTCAGCGCCGGCGGCAGCTCGAATATATCCGTTTAACGGATAAGGACGTGCAGCTGCTGGCTTCATATCGCACAATTTTTGAAAAAGTGGTTGATGAAGTAGTCGACTATTTTTATGATCATATCGATAAGTATCCGGATCTGAAGCGTGTTATCCAGGGCAATGGATCATCGGTGCATCGTCTCAAGCAGACGCAGCGCGATTATTGGCTTTCGCTTGCCGGAGGCGTGATTAATGAGGAGTTTATTGAGCATCGTCTCAAAATCGGCAAAATTCATTCCCGGATCGGATTGAATCTGGATTATTATCTGGGTACGTACATGACTTACACCGATATCGCTGCACGGGTATTGGAACGGGAACTGCCGGATCAGTGGATGCCTGTACTGAACGCACTGACACGCATGTTCAATCTGGATTCCCAGCTGGTGCTGGAAGCCTACGGAGAACAGGAGCAGGAGCAGATTCGGGAAATGGCAGATCAGAAGCAGCATATGCTGTCATCGGTGACCGAAGTGGTCGACCGGATGAGCAGCATGATTGTACGGCTGAACGAGAATGCACGTGACATTTCCGATTCGGCAGGGCATATCGCCGCCTCCCAGGAATTATCCCTGCAGGAAATGAACAGTCTGGGCCATGAAGTCAAGCAGATCAGCACGGTAGGCTCCATTATGCGCGAGCTGTCGGATCAGACGCATCTGCTCGGTCTCAATGCTTCTATTGAAGCTGCCCATGCCGGGGAGTATGGACGTGGATTCAGTATTGTCGCTCAGGAGGTGCGCAAGCTGGCAGGTTCTTCCCAAAATGCATTGAAAGATATTAACGGTACGCTGCAAGTCATTATGTCGCGTCTGAATCAGGTCGAAGAAAGCTTCAAGCATAATGTGGAATTGTCGCGCCAGCAGGCTGGCAGTTCGCAGGAACTGGCTACTTTTGCCCAGATGATTGAACAGGTAGCACGCGAGCTGGAGGAACTTCAGCAGGCCGAATATAGCAGCTGA
- a CDS encoding type B 50S ribosomal protein L31 gives MKKEGHPKFQQAIFLDPSCGYKFLSGTTKTSGETMEWEDGNTYQVIRVDTSSASHPFYTGKQRNADVGGRVDKFNKKYGLKN, from the coding sequence ATGAAAAAAGAAGGACATCCTAAATTCCAACAGGCTATTTTCTTGGATCCAAGCTGCGGATATAAGTTCCTGAGTGGAACAACTAAAACTTCCGGCGAAACAATGGAATGGGAAGACGGCAACACTTATCAAGTAATTCGTGTTGATACTAGCTCTGCTTCTCATCCGTTCTACACTGGTAAACAAAGAAACGCAGACGTTGGTGGCCGCGTAGACAAGTTCAACAAAAAATACGGCTTGAAAAACTAA
- a CDS encoding MBL fold metallo-hydrolase codes for MMELTILGGAGEQSRSSYLLRQEDQYMLLDCGMDIAEESGNSPDRLTYMMSRLQAVFLSHAHEDHSIGLPLLEQYGYTGEVWTTRATIKQLPLCLKALEEQQYAVADRGHASLSAGEETISNIRFRYLEDIAPRGEWTWLQPNLEICWGRAGHLPGSIWIAIHWHGKTILYTGDYSAESRLLEADRPLHHSRILSRAYPAPGQIRDLDLAIVDAAYGVDTDRQGNKLSQLNRYIKETLKQGGAILLPVPVYGRGQELMIWASEQYGDIPILVESDLLDALELFAADSQWLRPDGAERIEQLLRHPRLYRMKDDDSREALFLRYPRCIVFTDDGMMQSVKAQQHYTRMAASPANRVIFTGDLAYGSFGRSLLMDMERRGCQIHHVRYKVHQGLPDVRQMLLDLKSPRTLLVHATRPRTDGLALRLQQEGFQQVHALQPEDQLYF; via the coding sequence ATGATGGAGCTTACTATTCTAGGTGGAGCAGGCGAGCAGAGCCGTTCCAGTTATCTGCTCCGGCAGGAAGATCAGTATATGCTGCTGGATTGTGGAATGGATATAGCAGAGGAATCCGGGAATTCACCAGACAGGCTGACCTATATGATGTCCCGGCTGCAGGCTGTTTTTTTGTCACATGCGCATGAGGATCACAGCATCGGACTGCCGCTGTTGGAGCAGTATGGATATACCGGTGAGGTATGGACGACCAGAGCCACGATAAAACAGCTGCCCCTCTGTCTCAAAGCGCTGGAAGAACAGCAGTATGCTGTTGCTGATCGTGGACATGCTTCGCTGTCGGCTGGCGAAGAGACGATATCGAATATCCGTTTCCGCTATCTGGAGGATATCGCGCCGCGAGGAGAATGGACCTGGCTGCAGCCCAATCTGGAAATATGCTGGGGAAGAGCAGGACATCTCCCGGGTTCGATCTGGATTGCCATCCACTGGCATGGAAAAACAATACTCTATACCGGTGATTATAGTGCAGAATCGAGACTGCTGGAAGCGGATCGACCGCTGCATCATTCCCGAATCCTGTCGCGTGCCTATCCTGCTCCAGGACAAATCCGTGATCTGGATCTGGCTATTGTTGATGCGGCTTATGGAGTCGATACGGATCGGCAGGGCAACAAGCTGTCCCAGCTGAATCGCTATATAAAGGAAACGCTCAAGCAGGGTGGGGCTATTCTGCTGCCGGTGCCGGTATATGGAAGAGGTCAGGAGCTGATGATCTGGGCTAGTGAGCAGTATGGAGATATTCCGATTCTGGTAGAATCGGATCTATTGGATGCGCTGGAGTTGTTTGCAGCTGATTCACAATGGTTAAGGCCGGATGGGGCAGAACGGATTGAGCAGCTGCTGCGCCATCCGCGTCTTTACCGGATGAAGGACGATGATTCTAGAGAAGCATTGTTTCTGCGGTATCCACGCTGTATTGTATTTACCGATGATGGCATGATGCAATCGGTCAAAGCCCAGCAGCATTATACCCGTATGGCTGCAAGTCCAGCGAATCGGGTTATTTTTACCGGCGATCTGGCTTATGGTTCATTCGGTCGTTCACTGCTCATGGATATGGAGCGTCGTGGCTGCCAGATTCATCATGTTCGGTACAAGGTGCATCAGGGACTGCCGGATGTGCGCCAGATGCTGCTTGATCTCAAAAGTCCGCGTACCCTGCTCGTACATGCAACCCGGCCGCGTACAGACGGTCTGGCACTTCGGCTGCAGCAGGAAGGATTTCAGCAGGTACATGCTTTGCAGCCGGAAGACCAGCTTTATTTTTAG
- a CDS encoding LysR family transcriptional regulator has product MNLIKLQIVELLNRHQKITAVADELGLKQPTVTFHMKSLEKEMGVSLFESRGGKVILREPGKALLHYAVKINALAAESRRIVQEFGALERGQLRIGASYVPATYLLPQIIHPFSLQHPGVSISIVVQTSPVTREMLINHEIDLGIMLTEPFEHPALVKGLIGEDQLVAIFSPDHPLAAADELRLDLLQQSRLVLHSGESSTRQLSDRWMNDIGLQPHQYIELDSAEAIKRSVMLGGYVAFLSKMAVEEEVRQHRLQMRALPGLNQRRYLYYAYNKERHYSGLIHRFAAGLTDNN; this is encoded by the coding sequence ATGAATCTGATCAAGCTGCAAATTGTAGAACTGCTGAACAGGCATCAGAAAATTACTGCGGTTGCAGATGAATTGGGACTCAAGCAGCCGACCGTTACCTTTCACATGAAAAGTCTGGAAAAAGAAATGGGCGTTAGTCTGTTCGAATCGCGTGGCGGCAAGGTAATCCTGCGTGAACCAGGCAAAGCGCTGCTGCATTATGCTGTCAAAATCAATGCGCTGGCAGCGGAATCCAGACGAATCGTACAGGAATTCGGGGCACTGGAGCGAGGGCAGCTACGTATTGGCGCCAGCTATGTACCAGCTACCTATCTATTACCGCAAATCATTCATCCGTTCAGTCTGCAGCATCCGGGCGTAAGTATCTCGATTGTCGTGCAGACGTCACCGGTAACGCGGGAGATGCTGATCAATCATGAGATTGATCTCGGTATTATGCTGACTGAACCATTTGAACACCCGGCACTTGTCAAAGGGCTGATCGGTGAAGATCAGCTGGTTGCCATTTTCTCTCCGGATCATCCGTTGGCAGCAGCAGACGAACTGCGTCTGGATCTACTGCAGCAGAGCCGTTTGGTGCTGCACAGCGGTGAATCCAGTACACGCCAGCTAAGCGATCGCTGGATGAATGATATCGGACTGCAACCCCATCAGTATATAGAGCTGGATTCCGCCGAGGCTATCAAGCGTTCGGTGATGCTGGGCGGCTATGTCGCTTTTCTCTCCAAAATGGCAGTCGAGGAAGAAGTACGGCAGCATCGGTTGCAAATGCGAGCACTACCTGGCTTGAATCAACGAAGGTATCTGTATTATGCCTACAACAAAGAACGCCATTATTCCGGCCTGATCCACCGATTTGCTGCCGGCCTTACAGATAATAATTAA
- a CDS encoding ABC transporter ATP-binding protein gives MTEITLQGVSKSYGNVQALKPVDLTIPAGKFTTLLGPSGCGKTTLLRLIAGLETPDTGEVLADGKPVFSQQKRINMPSHRREFGMVFQEFALWPHMTVYENVAFSLKAAGQKKQIQESVKRALEQVRLTGMEQRQPHQLSGGQQQRVAFARAIVMQPGLILFDEPLSALDALLREEMRHELMNLVRELGITALYVTHDQTEAMSMSDEIIVMQGGRILQRGTPENIYRSPADSFVARFIGRSNWIEPGQSLFRPEHGCWETTREAGEYTYHAVIRRVSYMGDRYEIELDAGQDRIWTAYHTRRLQPGDEVRLYVAPQHVCRVDSEAADTLHSGRQHIS, from the coding sequence ATGACAGAGATTACGCTTCAGGGAGTAAGCAAGAGCTATGGCAATGTACAGGCACTCAAGCCCGTAGACCTGACGATTCCCGCCGGCAAGTTCACTACACTGCTTGGGCCTTCCGGCTGCGGGAAAACAACGCTGCTGCGTCTGATTGCCGGACTGGAGACACCGGATACCGGTGAAGTACTTGCCGATGGCAAACCGGTCTTCTCTCAGCAAAAACGCATCAATATGCCGTCGCACCGCCGTGAATTCGGCATGGTCTTTCAGGAGTTCGCTTTGTGGCCGCATATGACTGTATATGAAAATGTCGCCTTTAGTCTGAAGGCTGCCGGCCAAAAAAAGCAGATCCAGGAGTCTGTGAAACGGGCGCTGGAGCAGGTACGGCTAACCGGTATGGAGCAGCGGCAGCCGCATCAGCTGTCAGGTGGTCAGCAGCAGCGGGTAGCCTTTGCCAGAGCGATAGTCATGCAGCCCGGACTGATTCTGTTTGATGAACCGCTCAGTGCACTGGATGCTCTGCTCCGAGAAGAGATGCGGCATGAGCTGATGAATCTGGTACGGGAGCTGGGCATTACAGCTCTGTATGTCACGCATGACCAGACAGAGGCGATGTCGATGTCGGATGAGATTATCGTGATGCAGGGAGGCCGCATTTTGCAGCGCGGTACACCGGAAAACATTTACCGAAGCCCTGCGGATTCGTTTGTTGCCCGGTTCATCGGGCGATCCAATTGGATCGAACCCGGACAGTCACTGTTCCGGCCGGAGCATGGATGCTGGGAGACGACCCGTGAAGCTGGCGAATATACATATCATGCGGTGATTCGCAGAGTCAGCTATATGGGCGACCGGTATGAAATAGAGCTGGATGCCGGACAGGATCGAATCTGGACTGCATATCATACCCGTCGGCTACAGCCGGGCGATGAAGTACGGCTCTATGTCGCTCCCCAGCATGTATGCAGAGTAGATAGCGAAGCAGCAGATACGCTGCATAGTGGTCGTCAGCATATTTCCTGA
- a CDS encoding ABC transporter substrate-binding protein: MKWNKTWKKASLLAITAVMGTTLAGCGTTGSSVSQAANGKAENSGKLVVYSAGPEGLAKKIEEGFEAKTGIQVEMFQGTTGKILSRMEAEKANPVVDVVVLASLPSMQSMAKDGLTLPYADAPNSDKLVKDWSDPNGNYFSYSASALGIVYNTSQVKTPPTSWADLAKAEWKDKVNIPDPSLSGSALDFITGYLSAKGDSGWSLFEQYQQNGVAMAGANQEALDPVITGAKDVVAAGVDYMAYKAKADGEPVDIVYPAEGTVISPRPAAIIKTTQHEQQAKQFIDYLLSDDAQKLVTGAYLLPGRTDIQAENRTNLADIPAYPVKWDWMNEHGEEVATRFTGLYQ; this comes from the coding sequence ATGAAATGGAATAAGACATGGAAAAAGGCAAGCTTGCTCGCTATTACGGCAGTAATGGGAACTACTCTGGCAGGCTGCGGAACAACAGGCAGTAGCGTTAGTCAGGCAGCCAACGGCAAAGCAGAAAACAGCGGTAAACTGGTCGTGTACAGCGCCGGACCGGAAGGACTGGCCAAAAAGATCGAAGAAGGATTCGAAGCGAAGACCGGTATTCAGGTCGAAATGTTCCAGGGTACGACCGGCAAGATTCTGTCCCGAATGGAAGCGGAAAAAGCCAATCCGGTAGTCGATGTAGTGGTACTGGCATCCTTGCCTTCCATGCAGTCGATGGCCAAAGACGGCCTGACGCTTCCTTATGCGGATGCACCGAACAGCGACAAACTGGTCAAAGACTGGTCTGATCCAAACGGGAATTACTTCAGCTATAGTGCATCGGCGCTCGGTATCGTCTACAACACCAGTCAGGTGAAGACGCCGCCGACTTCATGGGCCGATCTGGCCAAGGCCGAATGGAAAGATAAAGTCAATATTCCCGATCCGTCTCTGTCCGGCTCGGCGCTGGACTTTATTACTGGCTATTTGAGTGCCAAGGGGGATAGTGGCTGGTCGTTGTTTGAGCAGTATCAACAAAACGGTGTGGCTATGGCAGGAGCCAATCAGGAAGCTCTTGATCCAGTGATTACCGGTGCCAAGGATGTAGTGGCTGCAGGTGTCGATTATATGGCCTACAAAGCCAAAGCAGATGGAGAGCCTGTCGATATCGTCTACCCTGCGGAAGGTACCGTAATCAGCCCGCGTCCGGCAGCCATTATCAAAACGACCCAGCATGAACAGCAGGCCAAGCAGTTTATCGACTATCTGCTGTCCGACGATGCCCAGAAGCTGGTAACCGGGGCGTATCTGCTGCCGGGACGGACCGATATTCAGGCGGAGAATCGTACCAATCTGGCAGATATTCCGGCTTATCCGGTCAAATGGGACTGGATGAATGAGCATGGGGAAGAAGTGGCAACCCGTTTTACCGGACTGTATCAGTAA